In a single window of the Saccharothrix australiensis genome:
- a CDS encoding winged helix-turn-helix transcriptional regulator, with protein sequence MATTARRGPYFCGIDAAMDVVSGKWKSLILWELAEHGVRRFAQLRRSLPGVSEKMLIQHLREMEEDGLVHREVYREVPPRVEYSLTEHGVSLNQALAPLGAWGVERIRRIGAEKVVHAAS encoded by the coding sequence ATGGCGACGACGGCGCGACGCGGCCCCTACTTCTGCGGCATCGACGCCGCGATGGACGTGGTCTCCGGCAAGTGGAAGTCGCTGATCCTGTGGGAGCTGGCCGAGCACGGCGTGCGGCGGTTCGCGCAGCTCCGCCGGAGCCTGCCGGGCGTGAGCGAGAAGATGCTGATCCAGCACCTGCGGGAGATGGAGGAGGACGGGCTCGTGCACCGCGAGGTGTACCGGGAGGTGCCGCCCAGGGTCGAGTACTCCCTCACCGAGCACGGGGTGTCCCTCAACCAGGCGCTCGCACCGCTGGGCGCGTGGGGCGTCGAGCGCATCCGGCGCATCGGCGCGGAGAAGGTGGTGCACGCGGCGTCCTGA